The genomic segment GGGTGTCCCCTGGGCGGCCTAGTGTCACAGATGAACGTACACAGCAGACGCACATATTTAAGGAGCTAGCTATGGCCACCCCGATCGTATCTTCCACCGTTTCTCCTCTTCGTCCCCGCCCTCCGCACAAGGTTCGCCTTTTTCAGAGCGGGGTGGATAATTATGAAGCCGCTCAGCAGGCGCTGCAGGATGGCAAGCTGCTCGACGCACTCGAGTACGGCTACCGGGCGGCATTGCGCCTGGCGGGCGCGAGGGTAGCCGATAGTCCTGTGGGGAAGAGGCGGCGTCTGCCACGCTCGGCGTGGGATCAATTACGGCTAGTGGACAAGAGGGGAGCGGAGTATGCGGACCTCTTTGAAGGCTTCTCCCGGGTGCGACAGCGTGCACTTAATGGTCTTGATCGGCACATTTCTCCAGCCCGTGTTGGTACCCTGATGCGGCTGGTAGAGTCCTTTCTAGACGAAGTCGATGAGCAGCTACATCCCACCTCTACGGCAGCCTAGGCAGCTCGATCGCCTCCACCGCCCCGCGGCGCTTGTCGCACAGGGGTGGTAGTGGCTCAGTGGGGGTGGAGATATCGCGGCGAGAGTGTGGGCGGAACAATTCTCGTCGGTGGCTCGTTGTAGTAGTTTGAAGACCCCATCACCGCAGGCGCTCTGCCGATAGAGCCCAGCCACACACCCGCCCGGGAGGAACAGTGTCGCTTTCAGAGCAGGAGCAAAAGCTTCTCCGTGAGATTGAGCAGTCACTACTTGCAGATGATCCCAAGTTTGGCTCCTCGATTGAGGAGGAGTCCGGTTTCGGTGGTGGTTCGGGGGCTCTGAGCCTACGCGGAATCGCCGTTGGTGTGATCGGCCTTCTTGTCCTAGTTGGTGGTATTGCCCTGAGTCAGACCAACCTGTGGTTCATTGCACTCAGTGTCGTGGGCTTTCTCATTATGTTCGGTGCCGGGCTGTGGATGCTGCGCGGCGGCGATGATCCTACCGCTGCTCCCGCAGGGCCCAAGCTGCGCACCGTCGGCAGCTCCCGCCCCTCGGCGGCCCCAAGTCGGGATAGCAGCTCGATGGAAGATCGATTCCGACGTCGTTTCGGTGATCGCTAAACCGTAGCCCTTTCCGCTTAAGGAGCTCACACAGCTTCTACTTCAAATACTGCGCGCGCCCTCTGAGGGTGCGCGCTTTTTTCTGCGCCTTGAACCGAGCCTCGCCTGGGTTGCGGCCGTGGGGGAGGGATTGGGGCGCGCGGGGTTGTCTTTGGTCTGTCCGCAATTCCCCACTTTCTCCCACCGCGATCCCCCACTACGCCCCACCTGTGAGGGTGGGGGAGTGTGGGGCGAGGAGATATCGCAGTTGAAAAGCGGAAAGGTAGCTGTGGTGAGTGTGGGGATGGTGGGAAAAGGGCGCACTCTAGTCGTCTCCAGTGCGCCAGTGTGGCGAAAAAATCCAGCTTCTCTTGGCCCGTCTCCCACTGTCTCCCACCGAAAAATATGCCTGTGAACTGTGCATTTAGGAAAGCGAAAAAGAATTACGCGCCGCTAACTGTCAAAAGTGGGGGAAAGTGGGGTATTGTGGGGCCTAGGTCAGCCGGCCGGCCCTGATGTGGCTGCTCGGCGGGCAGGAAATTGGATATCGAAGGCATACGAGATGCGCACCTGAGTGCCGCGTTGACTACGCATCCCGCATCACTGGGTTTCGAGGTGACTGACACGCTAAAAGGAGGCCAATTAACCCATGTTTCTTGGCACCTACACCCCGAAGCTCGATGACAAGGGGCGCTTGACGCTGCCGGCAAAGTTCCGCGAGGAGCTAGCGGGCGGCCTCATGGTCACGAAAGGCCAGGACCACAGCTTGGCGGTGTATCCCCGAGAGGAGTTCGCTGCCCGAGCACGGAAGGCGGCGGCGGTGTCTCGCACCAATCCCAAGGCGAGGGCGTTTATTCGCAACCTCGCTGCGAGTGCGGACGAGCAACGCCCCGATGGCCACGGCAGGATCACCCTGTCTGCAGCGCATCGCGAGTACGCGGCCTTGAAAAAGGAGTGCGTGGTGATCGGCTCGGTCGACTTCCTAGAGATCTGGGACGCCGAGGCGTGGGCTGCGTACCAAGCCGAAACGGAGGATTCTTTCGCTGAGGCGGAGGATGACGTCTTGGACGGCTTCATTTAGCACAGGCTCGCTGCCGATACGCCCATGCGCGGTGTGTGTAGACCTCCGGCTGAGGTTGAAGTTCTGGTGTACTTCCCCGATACCAGAATGTTCCCTCGGACGGAGCTCTATATGCACCGCCGACGTATCCGGTGAGAGCACACATCTATTTACCTGCACGACTCACAGCGAGAGGGGGTGCGATCGCACACCATGACGGCACAGCACACACAACAGGAACGTGACGTGGATACACACAGCGCCCAGGCCCAGGATCTAGCGGCCAATCATGGTCA from the Corynebacterium ciconiae DSM 44920 genome contains:
- a CDS encoding SAV_6107 family HEPN domain-containing protein, yielding MATPIVSSTVSPLRPRPPHKVRLFQSGVDNYEAAQQALQDGKLLDALEYGYRAALRLAGARVADSPVGKRRRLPRSAWDQLRLVDKRGAEYADLFEGFSRVRQRALNGLDRHISPARVGTLMRLVESFLDEVDEQLHPTSTAA
- a CDS encoding DUF3040 domain-containing protein gives rise to the protein MSLSEQEQKLLREIEQSLLADDPKFGSSIEEESGFGGGSGALSLRGIAVGVIGLLVLVGGIALSQTNLWFIALSVVGFLIMFGAGLWMLRGGDDPTAAPAGPKLRTVGSSRPSAAPSRDSSSMEDRFRRRFGDR
- the mraZ gene encoding division/cell wall cluster transcriptional repressor MraZ, which translates into the protein MFLGTYTPKLDDKGRLTLPAKFREELAGGLMVTKGQDHSLAVYPREEFAARARKAAAVSRTNPKARAFIRNLAASADEQRPDGHGRITLSAAHREYAALKKECVVIGSVDFLEIWDAEAWAAYQAETEDSFAEAEDDVLDGFI